Proteins encoded in a region of the Flavobacterium sp. MDT1-60 genome:
- a CDS encoding L-rhamnose mutarotase, producing the protein MRLLTRNKVLILFLILCSVFSATAAEIWVSTNGKDTNPGTKASPLATVSMAMRKARELRRLKDPSIKDGIHIIVTDGTYYLNEPLFVRPEDSGTPESPTTIEADANARPIISGGLEIKNWKKSTILINGQKKANVWVADAPQKAGETVNYRQLWVNGKKAVRAKSTSGNQMDRILSWDAKTETCWIPFKDKSIKYEPGMEMFIIQWWSTANLRIKNIEVQKDSARLSFEQPEGRIQSEHPWPAPWISKNNGNSAFYLNNGISMLNEAGEWFLDKKNAKIYYIPRAGEDLTSAKVTVPVLENLVEMKGTIDSPVHHFNFKGISFQYSNWLRPSQQGHVPLQAGMYLLDAYKLQVPGTPNQANLENQGWVGRPRAAVEVNYADHNQFEWCRFEHLSSTGLDFNKGTNHNTIKGNLFRDIGGNAISIGVFSEEAFEAHLPLVIKDEREICSDEVIADNLITNVANEDWGCLGIAAGFIKNLTIEHNEISDVAYSGISMGWGWTHTKNVMENNKIVANKIHHYAKHLHDVSGIYTLSSQPNSRIEENYIDKVYNSPYAHDPFLWLYLYTDEGSQGFTIKNNWIATEKILKNNNGPEGNIWENNNPYVSTKIKEAAGIRAPYAALTKEAIIDEAWGLQELPKSVAIEMIGSDFDIEKVKSTIKGFRIVGESIYQWKNHLVIYGKMNQPERTKRKLALAYPSAQIKIYEKPIYDFQNFERCKDSKPASEWENIVLTANLVEDEKLQKEYIDYHTTQFEKWPEIAKGFCNADFQQLQVFKNGRQLMLVISIPKGESLDKLNPKTTENNPRVDDWNALMKKYQTGIEGAKPDETWIFLNKVNVEERK; encoded by the coding sequence ATGCGTTTACTCACTCGTAATAAAGTACTTATCCTTTTTTTGATCCTCTGTTCTGTCTTTTCAGCAACAGCAGCCGAGATTTGGGTTTCGACTAATGGAAAAGATACCAATCCAGGAACAAAAGCAAGTCCGTTAGCGACTGTAAGTATGGCCATGAGAAAAGCCAGAGAACTTCGTCGTCTGAAAGATCCATCCATAAAAGACGGTATTCATATTATAGTAACAGACGGAACGTATTATTTAAATGAACCTTTATTCGTAAGACCTGAAGATTCAGGAACTCCCGAAAGTCCAACCACAATTGAAGCTGATGCAAATGCAAGACCAATAATCAGCGGTGGACTGGAAATAAAAAACTGGAAAAAATCGACAATCCTAATAAACGGACAAAAAAAAGCAAATGTCTGGGTAGCCGATGCACCTCAAAAAGCAGGCGAAACTGTCAATTACCGACAGTTATGGGTGAACGGAAAAAAAGCCGTAAGAGCCAAAAGTACTTCCGGAAATCAAATGGATCGTATATTATCATGGGATGCAAAAACAGAAACTTGCTGGATTCCGTTTAAAGATAAATCCATAAAGTACGAACCCGGAATGGAAATGTTTATCATTCAATGGTGGTCAACAGCCAATCTTCGAATCAAAAATATCGAAGTTCAAAAAGACAGCGCCAGACTTTCTTTCGAACAACCGGAAGGTCGCATTCAAAGCGAGCACCCATGGCCAGCACCGTGGATTTCAAAAAATAATGGAAATTCAGCATTTTATCTGAACAACGGAATCTCTATGCTGAATGAAGCCGGCGAATGGTTTTTAGATAAAAAAAATGCCAAAATTTATTATATCCCAAGAGCAGGTGAAGATCTAACTTCTGCAAAAGTTACTGTTCCCGTTCTGGAAAATTTAGTGGAGATGAAAGGAACAATCGATTCTCCGGTTCATCATTTTAATTTTAAAGGAATTTCATTTCAATACAGCAACTGGCTTCGTCCTTCGCAACAAGGTCACGTTCCGTTGCAGGCGGGAATGTATTTGTTGGATGCCTATAAATTACAAGTTCCGGGAACTCCAAATCAGGCGAATTTAGAAAATCAGGGTTGGGTTGGGAGACCAAGAGCGGCTGTTGAAGTAAATTATGCGGATCATAATCAGTTCGAATGGTGTCGTTTTGAACATTTATCTTCAACGGGATTGGATTTTAATAAAGGCACAAATCACAATACTATCAAAGGAAATTTATTTAGAGATATTGGCGGAAATGCCATAAGTATTGGTGTTTTCTCTGAAGAAGCTTTCGAAGCGCATTTACCATTAGTTATAAAAGACGAAAGAGAAATCTGTTCAGATGAAGTAATTGCAGACAATTTAATTACCAATGTTGCCAACGAAGATTGGGGATGTTTAGGAATCGCTGCCGGTTTTATTAAAAATCTAACTATCGAACACAACGAAATTTCGGATGTGGCCTATAGTGGAATCTCAATGGGCTGGGGTTGGACACACACTAAAAATGTGATGGAAAACAACAAAATTGTAGCCAATAAAATTCATCATTACGCCAAACATCTACATGATGTTTCCGGAATTTATACGCTTTCATCACAGCCAAACAGCCGAATAGAAGAAAATTATATTGATAAAGTGTATAACAGTCCCTACGCACACGACCCGTTTTTGTGGTTGTATTTATATACTGACGAAGGAAGCCAGGGTTTTACCATCAAAAATAACTGGATTGCAACAGAGAAAATCCTAAAAAACAACAATGGCCCGGAAGGTAATATTTGGGAAAATAACAATCCATATGTCAGCACAAAAATTAAAGAGGCTGCCGGAATCAGAGCGCCTTATGCTGCTTTAACAAAAGAGGCAATTATTGATGAAGCATGGGGTTTACAGGAATTACCAAAATCGGTAGCCATCGAAATGATCGGTTCTGATTTTGATATTGAAAAAGTAAAATCGACTATTAAAGGTTTCCGAATTGTGGGTGAATCCATTTATCAATGGAAAAATCATTTGGTGATTTACGGAAAAATGAATCAGCCCGAAAGAACAAAAAGGAAGTTGGCGCTCGCTTATCCATCGGCACAAATAAAAATTTACGAAAAACCGATTTACGATTTCCAAAATTTTGAAAGATGTAAAGATTCTAAACCGGCATCTGAATGGGAAAATATTGTTTTAACTGCCAATTTGGTAGAAGATGAAAAATTACAAAAAGAGTATATAGACTATCATACGACTCAATTTGAAAAATGGCCTGAAATTGCAAAAGGATTCTGCAATGCCGATTTTCAGCAATTACAGGTTTTCAAAAATGGAAGACAATTAATGTTGGTAATCAGTATTCCGAAAGGAGAAAGTCTGGATAAACTAAATCCGAAAACAACAGAAAACAATCCGCGTGTAGACGATTGGAATGCCCTAATGAAAAAGTACCAAACCGGAATCGAAGGCGCAAAACCTGATGAAACCTGGATATTTTTGAATAAAGTGAATGTAGAGGAGAGAAAATAG
- a CDS encoding Gfo/Idh/MocA family protein: protein MLKIAILGLGEGRSTMSAALKSAKLELIKVCDRNEELCKQRAKEFDFHSYTTNYDDLLNDSGIDIIAIYTPDHLHADHVKQALLHGKHVVCTKPFIDNLADAKELLALSEKTGKKVFIGQSSRFFEPAKRQRNDFEAGLIGDLITIEAYYHADHRWFLEKEWSLLQSFKWLYGGLSHPVDFIRWYLPNIEEVMGYGMISSNGSVAGLKNEDTMHFIFKATDGRIARVSGVYTSPTQPAQRDSGMSTILRATEGASQADYHELRYAVTTKDGEEKVITWGDATLKHYFRFEGQSHHAGEYQNYLEYFVDSIEQNFTAYPDMKEGIGTVALLQAMDKSLQTGMPVKIADVLKEYEL from the coding sequence ATGTTGAAAATCGCCATTTTAGGACTTGGAGAAGGTCGCAGCACAATGTCGGCAGCTTTAAAAAGCGCGAAATTGGAGCTCATTAAAGTATGTGACAGAAATGAAGAATTGTGTAAACAAAGAGCAAAGGAATTTGATTTTCATTCGTACACAACCAATTACGATGATTTATTAAATGACAGCGGAATTGATATTATTGCCATTTATACACCGGATCATCTTCATGCTGATCATGTAAAACAAGCTTTACTTCACGGGAAACATGTAGTGTGCACCAAACCTTTTATCGATAATTTGGCGGATGCAAAAGAGCTATTAGCCTTAAGCGAAAAAACGGGTAAAAAGGTTTTTATTGGTCAAAGCTCAAGATTTTTTGAACCGGCAAAAAGGCAAAGAAATGATTTTGAAGCAGGATTAATTGGCGATTTAATTACAATCGAAGCGTATTATCACGCCGATCACAGATGGTTTTTAGAAAAAGAATGGTCGTTATTGCAATCTTTCAAATGGCTTTACGGAGGTTTAAGTCATCCTGTAGATTTCATCAGATGGTATTTGCCCAATATTGAAGAAGTAATGGGTTACGGAATGATCAGCAGCAACGGAAGTGTTGCGGGTTTAAAAAATGAAGACACAATGCACTTTATCTTCAAAGCAACTGACGGAAGAATTGCGAGAGTGAGCGGTGTTTATACCTCGCCAACACAACCAGCCCAAAGAGACAGCGGAATGAGTACAATTTTGAGAGCGACAGAAGGCGCAAGCCAGGCCGATTATCACGAATTGCGTTATGCTGTTACTACAAAAGATGGTGAAGAAAAAGTAATAACGTGGGGCGATGCCACCTTAAAACATTATTTCCGTTTTGAAGGGCAAAGTCATCACGCAGGAGAATATCAAAATTATCTGGAATATTTCGTAGACAGTATCGAACAAAATTTCACGGCCTATCCGGACATGAAAGAAGGTATCGGAACCGTGGCTTTATTGCAGGCGATGGACAAATCTTTACAAACGGGAATGCCAGTTAAAATAGCTGATGTTTTAAAAGAATATGAGCTATGA
- a CDS encoding sodium:solute symporter: MNSIYDKLTTLDFIIVAVYLVALLIIGYVVSVKQSKKNETLFLAGNSLKWYSIGFNMWGTNVGPSSLLAFASIGYATGIVAGNFEWYAFVFLLLLAMVFAPRYIASKVSTMPEYMGKRYGDSTQNILAWYALVKILVSWLSLGLFSGGVLVRQILGIPMWQSVTVLVIFSGIFTFAGGLKAIAKVNVFQMILLIVVSLTLSYLGLQKVGGISALIAKTPSNFWNLVQPANDAHYPWPAILLGYPVAAVAFFCTDQSMVQSVLGAKNLEHGQLGVNFIGWLKVLALPLFILPGILCYVLYPELGKNSDLAYMTMVTNLFPSGMNGLVICVMIAVLVGTIGSSLNALSTVFTNDIYVKKINPTATIKEQIKIGRITIAAGCLFAILIAVAIDNIKGQNLFNIFQAVLGFLAPSLSVVFLLSIFWKRTTKKAVNATLSWGSAFSLFVGVLYLWIFPADKYPVWPHFLLISFYIFATLLVAAIIISLADKTPETNFVSETDVPKTSKKVKLLFAILGIVILSLYLIFNFN; encoded by the coding sequence ATGAACAGTATTTACGATAAGTTAACAACCTTAGATTTTATCATTGTTGCCGTTTATTTAGTGGCCTTATTAATTATTGGTTACGTAGTAAGTGTAAAACAAAGCAAGAAAAATGAAACACTTTTTTTGGCCGGGAATTCGCTAAAATGGTATAGCATCGGGTTTAATATGTGGGGGACCAATGTTGGTCCGTCCTCCTTATTGGCTTTTGCGAGTATTGGTTATGCAACCGGAATTGTAGCAGGAAATTTTGAGTGGTATGCTTTTGTTTTTTTATTGCTTTTGGCCATGGTTTTTGCACCGCGTTATATTGCGAGCAAAGTAAGTACCATGCCGGAATATATGGGAAAACGTTATGGCGACAGCACACAAAATATTTTGGCCTGGTACGCTTTGGTAAAAATTTTGGTAAGTTGGTTATCGTTAGGATTATTTAGCGGAGGAGTTTTGGTACGTCAGATTCTCGGAATTCCGATGTGGCAAAGTGTGACCGTTTTAGTTATTTTTTCGGGAATTTTTACTTTCGCAGGAGGATTGAAAGCCATTGCAAAAGTGAATGTTTTTCAGATGATTTTATTAATTGTTGTTTCATTGACATTATCCTATTTGGGATTGCAAAAAGTGGGAGGGATCAGTGCCTTAATAGCCAAAACACCTTCTAATTTCTGGAATTTAGTACAGCCAGCAAACGACGCACATTATCCGTGGCCGGCTATTTTGTTGGGATATCCGGTGGCGGCGGTTGCTTTTTTCTGTACCGATCAATCGATGGTGCAGAGTGTTTTGGGAGCTAAGAATTTAGAGCACGGGCAATTGGGCGTAAATTTCATTGGCTGGCTGAAAGTATTGGCGTTGCCACTGTTTATTTTACCGGGAATTCTGTGTTATGTTTTATATCCTGAATTAGGCAAAAATTCTGATCTCGCCTATATGACAATGGTGACTAATTTATTCCCAAGTGGAATGAACGGTTTGGTAATTTGTGTCATGATTGCGGTTTTGGTGGGAACAATTGGTTCCTCCTTAAATGCATTAAGTACCGTTTTTACCAATGATATTTATGTGAAGAAAATCAATCCGACAGCAACTATTAAGGAACAAATTAAAATTGGGCGTATCACGATTGCAGCCGGATGTTTATTTGCCATTTTGATTGCCGTTGCGATTGACAATATAAAGGGACAAAATTTATTCAATATTTTTCAGGCCGTTTTAGGATTTTTAGCACCTTCATTATCTGTTGTTTTCCTGTTGAGTATTTTCTGGAAACGTACCACAAAAAAAGCAGTAAATGCAACATTATCCTGGGGCTCCGCTTTTAGTTTATTTGTCGGGGTTTTGTATTTATGGATTTTCCCTGCAGATAAATATCCGGTTTGGCCTCACTTCTTATTGATCTCGTTTTACATTTTCGCTACCTTATTAGTAGCTGCAATTATCATTTCATTAGCAGATAAAACTCCGGAAACCAATTTTGTAAGTGAGACTGATGTTCCTAAAACCAGTAAAAAGGTCAAATTATTATTTGCTATCTTAGGAATCGTCATTTTGAGTTTATACCTCATTTTTAATTTTAATTAA
- a CDS encoding alpha-rhamnosidase: MKRLSSLHQSLKTVVCLGALFFLSEAASAQTWIWYPGDFEVWLSNKMQVRRTEREAVFPPLWQYYSPYALVTFQTEVDIPEADEVKIYSEGSFQLLLDGVQVYGQPKSIKIPAGKHKISFKVYNQEVLPAIYIAGKFVKSDPSWKVTNEDKLWIDENGKAQQSGTPWVPVGSWNFYSPENKPSGFKLTTKPLNAKKTEKTGAGALVDFGKETFGYIKIHGLKGKGKVALYYGESREEALDSARCETLDHLSFDGSQPETYTHDGSKAFRYVQVQADATVKYDSISMLYEYLPLDYRGAFKSSDQELNKIWDVSAYTMHLTTREFFIDGIKRDRWVWSGDAYQSYLMNYYLFFDSASVERTLLALRGKEPVTAHINIIMDYSLYWFVGVYDYYLHTGDTKFIKTFYPRMKSLMEFCLKRRNTNGFLEPLEGDWVFIDWANGLPKTGEVSFEQMLLARSLEAMAVSAKIAGEKDDQQQYQKLADDLKTKLFDVFWDKKENVMKHQRIDGKMQNIVTRYANMFGIFFNYFSEEQKQSIKKKVLLNDDILQITTPYMRFYELEALCAMGEQDYVLKEMKEYWGGMLKEGATSFWEEYNPTKKGTEHLAMYGRPYGKSLCHAWGSSPIYLLGKYYLGVKPTAPGYAEYEIKPNLGGLQWMQGKVPTPNGEVELYCSTKEIKVKAADGEGKLIFESQSKPKTNSGTITTLTKNKYQLIVKPNVEYRVSYKAI; this comes from the coding sequence ATGAAAAGATTATCTTCTTTACACCAAAGTTTAAAAACTGTTGTTTGTCTTGGTGCGTTATTCTTTTTATCGGAAGCCGCTTCAGCGCAAACTTGGATCTGGTATCCAGGTGATTTTGAAGTTTGGTTAAGCAATAAAATGCAGGTTAGACGTACAGAACGTGAAGCAGTATTTCCACCGCTTTGGCAATATTACAGTCCTTATGCTTTGGTAACTTTTCAAACAGAAGTAGATATTCCGGAAGCTGACGAGGTAAAAATCTATTCGGAAGGATCTTTTCAATTGCTTTTAGATGGTGTTCAGGTTTACGGGCAGCCAAAATCAATAAAAATTCCCGCCGGTAAACACAAAATTTCATTTAAAGTATACAATCAGGAAGTGTTGCCGGCTATTTATATCGCAGGTAAGTTTGTTAAATCGGATCCATCCTGGAAGGTGACCAATGAAGATAAACTTTGGATTGATGAAAATGGAAAAGCACAACAATCAGGTACACCATGGGTACCTGTTGGTTCCTGGAATTTTTATTCACCAGAGAATAAGCCTTCCGGGTTTAAACTGACAACCAAACCTTTGAATGCAAAAAAAACAGAAAAAACAGGAGCTGGTGCGTTGGTAGATTTTGGTAAAGAAACTTTTGGTTATATTAAAATTCACGGCTTAAAAGGAAAAGGTAAAGTAGCACTTTATTATGGTGAATCTCGTGAGGAAGCGCTGGATTCTGCCAGATGTGAAACACTAGACCATTTATCTTTTGATGGAAGCCAGCCTGAAACCTATACACATGATGGATCCAAAGCATTCCGCTATGTGCAGGTACAAGCAGATGCAACGGTAAAATATGATTCTATTTCGATGCTTTATGAATATTTGCCATTAGACTATCGTGGAGCATTCAAATCTTCAGACCAGGAATTGAATAAAATTTGGGATGTGTCGGCGTACACGATGCATTTAACAACTCGCGAATTTTTTATAGACGGGATTAAACGCGACCGTTGGGTTTGGTCTGGCGACGCTTATCAAAGCTATCTAATGAATTATTATTTATTCTTTGATTCGGCTTCGGTAGAACGAACGCTGTTGGCTCTTCGTGGTAAAGAACCTGTGACGGCTCATATTAATATCATAATGGATTATTCTCTGTATTGGTTTGTGGGTGTTTACGATTACTATTTACATACTGGCGATACGAAATTCATCAAAACTTTTTATCCAAGAATGAAATCACTTATGGAATTCTGCTTAAAAAGAAGAAACACAAACGGATTCCTGGAACCATTAGAAGGTGATTGGGTTTTTATTGATTGGGCGAACGGATTACCAAAAACCGGCGAGGTTAGTTTTGAGCAAATGCTTTTAGCAAGAAGTTTAGAAGCCATGGCAGTTAGTGCTAAAATTGCAGGTGAAAAGGATGATCAACAACAGTATCAAAAATTAGCTGATGATTTAAAAACAAAATTATTTGATGTGTTTTGGGATAAAAAGGAAAACGTTATGAAGCATCAGCGTATAGACGGTAAAATGCAGAACATTGTAACCAGATACGCTAATATGTTCGGTATTTTTTTCAATTATTTTAGTGAAGAGCAAAAACAAAGTATAAAAAAGAAGGTATTGCTCAATGATGATATTCTTCAAATCACAACACCCTACATGCGTTTTTACGAGTTGGAAGCCTTGTGTGCTATGGGCGAACAAGATTATGTGCTGAAAGAAATGAAAGAGTATTGGGGCGGAATGTTAAAAGAAGGCGCAACCTCATTTTGGGAAGAATACAATCCAACCAAAAAAGGAACAGAACATTTAGCGATGTATGGACGCCCTTATGGAAAAAGTCTTTGCCATGCCTGGGGTTCTAGTCCAATTTATCTATTAGGGAAATATTATTTGGGTGTAAAACCAACTGCTCCAGGTTATGCAGAATATGAAATCAAACCCAATTTAGGCGGATTACAATGGATGCAGGGAAAAGTACCAACACCAAATGGCGAAGTTGAATTGTACTGCAGCACCAAAGAAATAAAAGTAAAAGCCGCTGATGGTGAAGGGAAATTGATTTTCGAAAGTCAAAGCAAACCAAAAACGAATTCAGGAACGATTACAACATTGACTAAAAATAAATATCAGTTGATTGTGAAGCCGAATGTTGAATATAGAGTGAGTTATAAAGCGATTTGA